The Chryseolinea soli nucleotide sequence GAGAAGATCGATGCTGCTTGGAAATCGCTCAACCAGCGCATCGAAGAAGATAAAAGATCCAACGACCCCTCTTTGTTCTCCCCTATTCTTCGCCGAACATTTCTTAAAGTCGCGGCGACCATATCCATCCTTGCCATGGTCGCTTATGGGCTCCACACGTTCTGGAACAAAGCAGCACTTTCCAGAGGGGCGGTGGTCTATCATTCCAAAAATCTCAGCACGCGGGTAGACCTTCCCGATGGCAGCAAGGTGTGGTTGAACACCAACAGCTCGCTGGAATACGATAACGGCTTTGGCCTTGTGCATCGCAAGGTGGTGCTCACGGGGGAAGCTTTCTTCGATGTGGAGAAAAGTCAACAGGATTTTATCGTCAGCACCAAAACCATTTCCATCTATGTGAAGGGCACGCGGTTCAACGTGCAAGCCTACGACGATACCGACGTGCGGACCACACTGGAAGAAGGGAAAGTAGAGCTGAAAGTAAAAGGCGGCCGCGAGCTCTACGCCATGAAACCGGGCGACCAGATCATCGTGAATACCGAGCTCAAAAAAGTGGTGAAAGACAAAGTAGACCCCTCCGACTACAGTGCGTGGAAAGAAGAACGCCTCGTGTTCGACAACGTGCCGTTGTCGGAGATCGTGTTGAAGCTCGAGAACCGCTACAAGGTGAACATCGTCATCGATACGGCCTTGGCGCAGCGCGAGCGGCTCACGATGACCATTGAACATGAGACCATCGATGAAGTGATGGAGCTGATCCGGCTTTCGTCGCAGATCAAATACAAAAAGGAAAAGAGTCAAATCGTCATTTATGAATAAAAACTAAAACACTCGTTAAACCCCAACTTAACCCTAATCGCTATGAAGTACTTCTATCAATGTTTGCACCCGCGGCCGATGCCTCCGGGGCGCACGAAGTTGTTTAATCGTTCTCTCCTGCTGGTGGTCGTGCTCCTGGGCTTGAGCCCCGTCCCTGTCCGGGCGACCACACACCGGCAAGCCGTTTTCTCCATTGAACTTCATTTGAAAGATGCCACGCTGAAAGAAGCGTTGCGCGAGATCGAGCGCCAGACATCCTACAGTTTTGTGCTCAACGAAAGCAAATTCAAATACGCGACGCGCCGTGTCACGCTGAACCTGAAAGCCAACAACATCGAGCAGGTGCTCGACACGTTGCTGAACGGCACCAACATCACGTATCAGATCCGGAAAAAGCAGATCACCCTCATCCCCCCGAAGGATGATCGCATGCAACTCATTCCCCTGGCCGACTCCGGCGGAGGATTTTCCGGCATCAACGTGCCCTTCAACACCGGCGATCAGTTCCCCGGCATGGCCGCGCCTGATTTCACGGTGAAAGGCACCATCACCGATGAAGGCGGTAGCGCGCTGCCCGGTGTGAACGTGTTGGTGAAAGGCACTACCGTTGGAACGGTGACCGATGCCGGCGGAAACTTTTCGATCAATGTGCCCGACGAAGATGCTGTGCTCGTCCTGAGCTTTATCGGCTACGAGACGAAAGAAATCCCTGTGAATGCACAGAGCGTCATCACCGCTTCGCTTGCTCCCGACACGAAAACGTTGGAGGAAGTGGTGGTGATCGGTTATGGTACGCAGAAGAAATCGGACTTGACCGGATCGGTGGGAACCGTGAAGGCGGAAGATATTCAGGAGCGCCAGTTGCCCTCCGTGTCGCAGGCGCTTGCCGGCAAAGTTACCGGTGTGGCGGTGAACATCAACTCGGGTCGTCCGGGTGGGCAGACCAACGTGCGCATCCGCGGGTTCAGCTCCATCAGCACCTCCAACAACCCGTTGTATGTGATCGACGGTGTGATCATGCCGGTGGGTACGCAAACCAACGGCTCGTATCCGTTGAACAATGCCATCGACAACATCAACCCCAGCGATATTGCTTCCATGGAAGTGTTGAAGGATGCTTCCGCCACGGCAATCTATGGAGCACGCGGCGCCAACGGGGTGATCCTCATCACCACCAAGCGCGGCAGCACGTCAGGTGGCAAAGTATCATACGACATGCAAATGAGCGTACCTACCATCGGGCCCAATCGCGTACACATGCTGAATGCGAAGGAGTTCCTTGCTACAGAGCAACTGGGTTGGGACAACATCAAAACCTATGATCCCGCCGGCTGGAATCCTGCTACGCAAACCCACTCTTCGGGGCGACGCAATCCCGCATTGGACCGCACGAACCCTGCGCTCTTCGATGCCAACGGCAACCCGCTTTATGACACCGACTGGTTCAAGGAGTCGACGCAAAACAAAATGTCGCAAAACCACCAGCTGTCTTTCACCGGTGGCAACAAGGACAACTCGTATGGCGTGTTCCTGGGCTATCGCAACGACAACGGGTTGTTGCTGAACTCCTACCTGAAGCGCTATTCGGGAAGATTTGTGTTCGACAGTCAGTTGAAGCCTTGGTTGAAAGTGGGCGGAAGCCTGGGCTATAACAACCAGGAAGAAAACATCGTCGACTTTGGAACGGGTGGTTTGAACTCGGTGCGGATGATCACGGAAGCGCTGCCCATTTTGCCGGTGCGCTATCCGGACGGCACGTTCTCGCACAACAAGAATTATTCGCCGTCGATGGAAGGCGGTCAGAACCCGGTCGACCTGATGACCAGTAGAAAATATATCTTGTTAAGCCGGACCGTACTTGGCAACGTTTACGCCAACATCAAGATCGCCGAAGGACTGGAACTGCGCTCCACGTTGGGCACAAACATCCTGGAGCGCGAACAAAATCAATATGACGGACGGCCTGCGCCGGAAACGCCTTCATATGTGTTTCCCGACAACCAAAAAGGATCGGCCCGCGTGCAGAACAACCGCGAGACCTTCTGGTCGTTCGAAAACTACCTGACCTATAACAAACAATTTGGTGACATTCACAACCTGACGGCGCTTGCCGGGATCTCCTGGCAAGAGACCAACATCTACTGGTTCCAGGCCCGTTCGCAGACGTTTATCACCGACTTCCTCGATACCAACAACCTGGGAAGCGCCGCGAACTTCCTGCCCTCGCCTCCGGTGGAATCCAACCGCAGCCGGTTTGCTTTCAACTCTTACTTCGGACGGATCAACTACGCCCTAAAGGAAAAATACTTACTGACCGTAACCGGTCGTATGGATGGTTCATCCAAATTCGGCGAGTCCAACAAGTATGCGTTCTTCCCATCGGCCGCGTTGGCCTGGCGTGTAACGAAAGAGCCCTTCCTGGTGGACAACCCTGTGATCTCCAACTTGAAATTGCGGACCAGCTACGGCTTCACGGGTAACTCGGAAATAAATTCTTATTCGGCGCTTCCTTCGCTGCGCACCGTGACCAGTGTGGCCAGCAATGCCAAGACCATTGGCGTAGCGTTGAACCGCCTGGGCAACTCGGGATTGCAATGGGAGAAGACCGCACAAACCGATATTGGT carries:
- a CDS encoding FecR family protein; this translates as MDQTPQEIKALIIRFLQRETTEAEIAVLQAWIREDDVHRQYFDEINVTYQTTVTLGRFNPEKIDAAWKSLNQRIEEDKRSNDPSLFSPILRRTFLKVAATISILAMVAYGLHTFWNKAALSRGAVVYHSKNLSTRVDLPDGSKVWLNTNSSLEYDNGFGLVHRKVVLTGEAFFDVEKSQQDFIVSTKTISIYVKGTRFNVQAYDDTDVRTTLEEGKVELKVKGGRELYAMKPGDQIIVNTELKKVVKDKVDPSDYSAWKEERLVFDNVPLSEIVLKLENRYKVNIVIDTALAQRERLTMTIEHETIDEVMELIRLSSQIKYKKEKSQIVIYE
- a CDS encoding TonB-dependent receptor, translated to MKYFYQCLHPRPMPPGRTKLFNRSLLLVVVLLGLSPVPVRATTHRQAVFSIELHLKDATLKEALREIERQTSYSFVLNESKFKYATRRVTLNLKANNIEQVLDTLLNGTNITYQIRKKQITLIPPKDDRMQLIPLADSGGGFSGINVPFNTGDQFPGMAAPDFTVKGTITDEGGSALPGVNVLVKGTTVGTVTDAGGNFSINVPDEDAVLVLSFIGYETKEIPVNAQSVITASLAPDTKTLEEVVVIGYGTQKKSDLTGSVGTVKAEDIQERQLPSVSQALAGKVTGVAVNINSGRPGGQTNVRIRGFSSISTSNNPLYVIDGVIMPVGTQTNGSYPLNNAIDNINPSDIASMEVLKDASATAIYGARGANGVILITTKRGSTSGGKVSYDMQMSVPTIGPNRVHMLNAKEFLATEQLGWDNIKTYDPAGWNPATQTHSSGRRNPALDRTNPALFDANGNPLYDTDWFKESTQNKMSQNHQLSFTGGNKDNSYGVFLGYRNDNGLLLNSYLKRYSGRFVFDSQLKPWLKVGGSLGYNNQEENIVDFGTGGLNSVRMITEALPILPVRYPDGTFSHNKNYSPSMEGGQNPVDLMTSRKYILLSRTVLGNVYANIKIAEGLELRSTLGTNILEREQNQYDGRPAPETPSYVFPDNQKGSARVQNNRETFWSFENYLTYNKQFGDIHNLTALAGISWQETNIYWFQARSQTFITDFLDTNNLGSAANFLPSPPVESNRSRFAFNSYFGRINYALKEKYLLTVTGRMDGSSKFGESNKYAFFPSAALAWRVTKEPFLVDNPVISNLKLRTSYGFTGNSEINSYSALPSLRTVTSVASNAKTIGVALNRLGNSGLQWEKTAQTDIGVELGLFQNRVNIEADIYYRKTTDMLLDAPLPTSSGYASIVRNVGSMENKGIELALNTVNIQTDNFTWNTIFNISINRNKVLKLATPAPIFGVGNPNFTNQTGVIKEGEPVGSFWGLVRLGTWSTAEAAEAAKYGVNSYRGTGKPILPGDVKYLDVNGDYQINDADRMIIGNGNPKSYGSFINTLKYKNWDLTVDLQYSYGNDVLNMTHHSGEDRTGLANSFNSVLGAWTPENQNSDIAAVRDSKAGYVSNVDTRWLEDGSFLRGRNLLIGYSFNSNLTERLHISRLRIYASTQNFFLKTNFTGNDPEVSTYTTPFAQGQTFFDYPKPTTYMLGLSLGL